A window of Phyllopteryx taeniolatus isolate TA_2022b chromosome 19, UOR_Ptae_1.2, whole genome shotgun sequence contains these coding sequences:
- the tecpr1a gene encoding tectonin beta-propeller repeat-containing protein 1 yields MCFRILFLRGNVFSVPVNERNFEVQPVVPVAAMPISQLWAVDVHGRVYSLSTVGQQWEQCHDTQMEFKRVTAAEKCCWGIACDNKIYLNVHASDVHIRFQEETYENQRWNPVDGFSDHLLPSDRWQWSDVTGLQHQPPSSFRLPSSSWEWEGDWYVDENFKGEPTEKEGWTYSIDFPAVYTKDKKWNSCVRRRRWLCHRRYKAMDSWAEISSQMTSLPDPFSDISCGGWEITEEPRGLLSLWAVSLQGKVWFRGGICHLNPEGSLWHDISLPQEVVQISCGPGELVWAVLWEGQLIVREGVNRDSPQGTSWSVVDSPSPDVGVMHVAVGVNVVWALTKDNKVWFRRGVNSHNPCGSGWISMVGEMVVINVGLNDQVWAIGSEDRAVYFRQGVTASELSGKTWRAIAVLRDGDRSHSSASSQQSAGFYFNELPPPSVVSDVESDTEKGSTDETNCSNAKTEPSDESTDTPKPLIPKVTSDSFISQLVSDREPVSAAVLQEENIPEEGDNSTLSVDVVQAGGLVDPQWSNVELEEAQCQQAQTGVLSDSADTSSLSSVATYSLAIEDPYGVDEHPLWAWVSGGGCSVDTHSQLNWFHSTMNTSLLAQSVQSMSLSVTPAQMAAWRTQIFEQLSQRTKREVDEFRHYEQAIEQCVWVKKGPMQWWRDWKPHKWVDVHFALEQFSGPEGNKDGIIFVYYNYYEEKKYLHAFINEVTILVPVLNNAKHTFAIYTPERIKKRWPIRVAAATEQEMHDWLALLSASCCDSRGIQGPPSKQASWSITCKGDIFVSEPTPSLEAMPYPTPCDQMFWRQIGGHLRIVESNSVGIVWGIGYDHNAWVYVGGFYQGLPTCNDHIYTQTDVKSVYIYENQRWNPVTGYTNRGLPTDRYMWSDASGLHECTKINTKPPSPQWAWVSEWAIDYSVSGGTDREGWQYAADFPAWYHGHKTMKDFVRRRRWARKCKLTTSAPWQEVPPIQLSDVTILPCTPHSGADVVPLWAISNKGDVLCRLGVTGPTPAGTSWLHVGTDQPFKSISIGAASQVWAIARDGSAFFRGSVFPQTPAGECWYHIPSPTKQKLQQVSVGKTSVFTVDDNGNLWYRKGLTPSYPQGSSWQYVSNNVRKVSVGPFDQVWIIADKVQGSHSLSRGTVCHRLGIHPLEPKGQSWDYGIGGGWEHITVRGNAMERPHFCLSGQADTSAQVSGSPQTVRDAEVNDSVK; encoded by the exons ATGTGCTTTAGGATCTTGTTTCTTCGAGGGAACGTCTTTTCTGTGCCGGTTAATGAGAGGAATTTCGAG GTCCAGCCCGTGGTCCCAGTGGCAGCCATGCCCATCTCCCAGCTTTGGGCAGTGGATGTGCACGGGCGGGTCTACAGCCTGTCCACGGTGGGCCAGCAGTGGGAGCAATGCCATGACACTCAGATGGAATTTAAGCGAGTGACTGCGGCTGAGAAGTGCTGCTGGGGCATCGCTTGTGACAACAAGATCTACTTGAATGTTCACGCTTCTGACGTGCACATCCGCTTCCAGGAGGAGACTTATGAGAATCAA CGCTGGAATCCTGTTGATGGTTTTTCTGACCACTTGTTGCCAAGTGACCGCTGGCAGTGGAGTGATGTCACAGGTTTGCAGCACCAACCTCCTTCCAGTTTCCGTCTCCCTTCCAGCAGCTGGGAGTGGGAAGGTGACTGGTATGTGGATGAGAACTTTAAGGGGGAACCCACAGAGAAAGAG GGGTGGACATATTCCATTGACTTCCCAGCTGTTTACACCAAGGACAAAAAGTGGAACTCCTGTGTCCGTCGCAGGCGATGGCTTTGTCACAGGAGGTACAAAGCCATGGATTCTTGGGCTGAG ATCTCCTCACAGATGACTTCTCTGCCAGATCCCTTCAGTGACATCAGCTGTGGTGGGTGGGAGATAACTGAGGAACCCCGTGGCCTACTGTCACTGTGGGCTGTATCGCTTCAGGGGAAG GTGTGGTTTCGAGGCGGTATCTGCCATCTCAATCCTGAGGGTTCTTTGTGGCATGACATCTCCCTCCCTCAGGAAGTGGTCCAGATCAGTTGTGGCCCTGGGGAACTGGTGTGGGCGGTGCTGTGGGAGGGCCAGCTGATTGTTAGGGAGGGTGTCAATCGAGACAGTCCCCAAG GTACCTCCTGGTCTGTGGTGGACTCTCCCAGTCCTGATGTAGGAGTCATGCATGTGGCAGTAGGAGTCAATGTTGTTTGGGCTTTGACCAAGGACAACAAA GTGTGGTTCCGGCGTGGTGTTAACTCCCACAATCCCTGTGGCTCCGGCTGGATAAGCATGGTCGGAGAAATGGTCGTGATCAACGTGGGACTCAACGATCAG GTGTGGGCCATTGGTAGTGAAGACCGGGCTGTGTACTTCCGACAGGGTGTCACGGCTAGTGAACTGAGTGGGAAAACCTGGAGGGCCATCGCTGTTCTCAGAGATGGGGATCGATCTCATTCCAGCGCCAGCAGCCAGCAGAG TGCTGGATTTTATTTCAATGAGTTGCCGCCTCCATCTGTGGTGAGCGATGTGGAGTCTGATACAGAAAAAGGATCCACAGATGAAACCAACTGTTCTAATGCCAAGACTGAACCCTCTGATGAGTCCACTGACACTCCAAAACCCCTCATCCCAAAGGTCACCAGTGACAGCTTCATCTCTCAGCTGGTTTCTGACAGAGAGCCAGTCTCTGCTGCTGTCCTACAGGAAGAGAATATCCCTGAGGAAGGAGATAACAGCACTCTGAGTGTTGACGTGGTTCAGGCTGGAGGCCTTGTTGACCCCCAGTGGAGTAACGTGGAGCTGGAGGAGGCGCAGTGCCAGCAGGCCCAGACTGGAGTTTTGTCGGACTCTGCAGACACCTCCAGCCTGTCGTCTGTGGCCACGTACTCCCTAGCTATTGAAGACCCTTATGGAGTAGATGAGCATCCTCTGTGGGCGTGGGTCAGTGGAGGGGGCTGCTCTGTGGACACTCATTCCCAATTGAACTGGTTCCACAGCACCATGAACACTTCAT TGTTAGCCCAGTCTGTCCAGTCCATGAGCCTGTCTGTCACACCAGCCCAGATGGCCGCCTGGCGGACACAAATCTTTGAGCAGCTCAGTCAGAGGACCAAGAGAGAGGTGGATGAATTCCGACATTATGAACAAGCCATAGAGCAG tgtgtgtgggtAAAGAAGGGTCCCATGCAGTGGTGGAGGGACTGGAAGCCGCACAAGTGGGTGGATGTTCATTTTGCACTGGAGCAGTTCTCAGGACCAGAGGGGAACAAGGATGGAATTATTTTCGTCTATTATAACTACTATGAGGAGAAGAAG TACCTGCATGCCTTCATCAACGAGGTGACGATACTGGTGCCTGTACTCAATAACGCCAAACACACTTTTGCCATTTACACACCCGAGCGGATCAAAAAGAGGTGGCCTATTCGAGTGGCAGCTGCAACAGAACAGGAAATGCATGACTGG CTGGCGCTGTTGAGTGCATCCTGCTGTGACTCCAGAGGCATTCAGGGCCCTCCTTCCAAACAAGCCAGCTGGTCCATCACCTGTAAAGGGGACATCTTTGTCAGCGAGCCCACCCCCAGCCTTGAGGCGATGCCATACCCCACACCCTGTgaccaaat GTTCTGGCGTCAGATCGGAGGTCACCTGCGCATCGTGGAGAGTAACAGTGTTGGAATCGTGTGGGGGATTGGTTATGACCACAATGCCTGGGTCTACGTCGGAGGCTTCTATCAGGGTCTTCCCACTTGTAATGACCACATTTACACACAGACTGACGTCAAGAGCGTCTACATCTATGAGAACCAGAGGTGGAACCCTGTCACCGGCTACACCAACAG AGGTCTCCCTACTGACCGCTACATGTGGAGCGATGCCTCAGGACTGCACGAGTGCACAAAAATTAACACCAAGCCTCCATCCCCTCAATGGGCATGG GTGTCTGAGTGGGCCATCGACTACAGCGTCTCTGGGGGGACGGACCGAGAGGGCTGGCAGTATGCTGCTGATTTCCCAGC GTGGTATCATGGCCATAAAACCATGAAGGACTTTGTGCGACGCAGGCGATGGGCCAG GAAGTGCAAACTGACGACCTCAGCTCCGTGGCAGGAAGTCCCACCCATTCAACTGAGTGATGTGACCATCCTGCCATGCACCCCCCACAGCGGCGCGGATGTGGTGCCCTTGTGGGCGATCAGCAACAAGGGAGATGTGCTGTGCCGACTGGGAGTCACTGGTCCAACACCTGCT GGAACATCATGGCTtcacgtggggactgaccagcCCTTTAAATCCATCTCCATCGGGGCCGCAAGTCAGGTTTGGGCTATCGCCAGGGATGGTTCAGCCTTCTTTAGGGGATCTGTGTTTCCTCAGACCCCTGCAG GTGAGTGTTGGTACCACATCCCTTCCCCAACCAAACAGAAACTGCAGCAGGTGTCTGTTGGGAAGACATCAGTCTTCACTGTTGATGACAATG GTAACTTGTGGTACCGGAAGGGTTTGACCCCCAGTTATCCTCAGGGCTCCTCATGGCAGTATGTGTCTAATAATGTGCGCAAAGTTTCTGTTGGGCCTTTTGATCAG GTTTGGATCATAGCAGACAAGGTGCAGGGCAGTCACAGTCTGAGTCGTGGGACAGTATGCCATCGCCTCGGAATCCACCCTTTGGAGCCCAAAGGACAGTCATGGGATTATGGCATTGGG GGTGGGTGGGAGCACATCACAGTTCGGGGGAATGCCATGGAGCGCCCCCATTTCTGTCTCTCTGGCCAAGCAGACACCTCTGCCCAAGTCTCTGGGAGCCCCCAAACTGTCAGGGACGCAGAGGTCAACGACAGCGTTAAGTGA
- the bhlha15 gene encoding class A basic helix-loop-helix protein 15 → MKSKGKAVKPSRRTWSDPEPELEPDTEAEPASSEQEDSEASVRIGCSWRGSLRSRGGKRQGAGGGRRRRQHGSTTKERSIRRLESNERERQRMHKLNNAFQALREAIPHVKTDKKLSKIETLTLAKNYIKALTSIILDMSGACLPAGEVPSEASAAKLLQCYQKHLEEEGEEGLTQYLTHMHSLSQLI, encoded by the coding sequence ATGAAGTCCAAGGGGAAAGCTGTGAAACCTTCCAGAAGAACCTGGTCTGACCCAGAGCCAGAACTTGAACCAGACACAGAAGCGGAACCGGCTTCCAGTGAACAGGAAGACTCCGAGGCCTCTGTGAGGATTGGTTGCTCCTGGAGAGGTTCCTTGAGGAGCAGGGGGGGCAAGCGGCAAGGAGCGGGCGGAGGTCGTCGGCGCCGGCAACACGGCTCCACCACGAAGGAGCGCAGCATCCGGCGCCTGGAGAGCAATGAGCGTGAACGCCAGCGCATGCACAAACTCAACAACGCCTTCCAAGCGTTACGCGAGGCCATCCCGCACGTGAAGACGGACAAAAAGCTCTCCAAGATTGAGACGTTGACGCTGGCAAAGAACTACATCAAGGCCTTGACCTCTATCATCCTGGACATGTCGGGGGCCTGCCTCCCCGCTGGCGAGGTCCCGTCGGAGGCCAGCGCCGCCAAGCTGCTCCAGTGCTACCAGAAACATCTGGAGGAGGAAGGTGAGGAGGGTCTCACCCAGTACCTTACCCACATGCACAGTTTAAGCCAACTCATCTAG